The DNA segment CGGCTCCAGCCTGGCCTCGACTCCCAACTCCCCGTCCCCGCCTAACGTTCTACTCCCCCTTCGTCCTCCTCTCGCTTTCTTCTGTCTTCTTCCTCCGCCCTCCTTTAAACGCCTCgagaagcgctctccctccgttgcCCCTCGCGCCCTCCTGCGCTTTGGCTTTGCGCGGACCCCACTTCCAACGTTCGAGAGAGGGCATTTTGGGGAATGCGGGAGCTTCTGCAGTGCTACAGCTGGGAACAACACGTCGAATCCAGCTGTCTCCCAGGTGACCGTTGCCAGGCTCGCCTCACCACGCTTCTTTATCGGTACTAAAGCATCCGATGTGGGCCCACCGGTCTTGTCTCTTGCTAACTCTCACCTTCCCCGTTCGAAACCCAGTCGAGCGCTGCTTCTCGGTTGCGGCCTCCATATATACCCCACTCGCTCCCCTCGCCGCTCCCACACCCTCCTCTCTTCTCCTCAAAGAGAGCAGCAGCACGCCCATCACCTATTCGATCGATGGCTTCCCCTGCCATTACACTTGTGTTCCTGCTGTCAACAGCCTCGCTTCTGTTCCAGTGCTCCTATGGAGGCAGAACTCTCGCTGCCTTGGTGGAGCAGCAGCCGCTCGCCATGACCTACCACAAGGGAGCCCTGCTCACTGGAAACATCTCCGTCAACCTTATCTTTTATGGCAAGTTCACTGCCTCCCAAAGAGCTATCATCTCTGACTTCGTTGCCTCCCTCTCCTCGCTTCCCCACCAGGACTCCATGGAGCCCTCCGTGGCCACCTGGTGGAAGACCCTCGCCAAGTACTACTCCACGTCGAGGACACCGCTGCCCAAACTCAGCCTCGGGAAACTGCTCCTCGACGAGGAGTGCTCCCTCGGCAGGTCCCTACGGGACGCCGACATTGAGACGCTGGCGGCCAAGGGGGCGCCGCGGAACGCCGTCAACGTGGTGCTCACGGCGGACGACGTGGCGGTGGAGCGGTTCTGCATGAGCCGGTGCGGCACGCACGGGGCTTCCGGCAGGTCCAAGGCCGGGGGGAGGTTCGCCTACGTCTGGGTGGGGAACTCGGAAACGCAGTGCCCCGGCCAGTGCGCTTGGCCCTTCCACCAGCCGATTTACGGGCCCCAGGCGCCGCCGCTGGTGGCGCCCAACGGCGACGTGGGGGTCGATGGCATGATCATCAACCTGGCGAGCCTGCTCGCCGGCACCGCGACCAACCCGTTCGGCAACGGCTTCTTCCAGGGGCCGAAGGAGGCGCCACTGGAGGCGGCGACAGCGTGCCCGGGGGTGTACGGGAAGGGGGCTTACCCGGGGTACGCCGGGGAACTACTGACGGACCACGCGACGGGGGCCAGCTACAACGCGCATGGGGCCCGCGGGAGGAAGTACCTGCTCCCGGCTCTCTTCGACCCGGCCACCTCGTCCTGCTCCACCTTGGTGTAGTGTTGTGGGTACGGCTCGTTCCGGGCCAAGTTCTGATGCTGTAAGATGAACTAGTCGACGCATGCATACGGCATAGGACCACGAGATGCCGACGCAGAACGAAACATACTCAGTGCTTTCAGTGCCTACATATAAATATGATGTCTGTAATAATTCTTTCATTTGTTCAATGAAACTTTTAGTGATCTCGATATCTGTAGTTTAAGATGATGAATGATGCATCGGCGTGCGCGTTGATCATAAAATAGACACGAATATTTCGGAACTCGAAACAAAGAGCACGATCTTACATCTTCCTTCCTTCTTTTATTGATAACATTAATAGACCAAGTGGTCAGTTGGAAGAGAGAACACtccatttttttctttataaactAAAATTTAATAGATTAAATTAACTATTCTTCAATACATTTTGAGGGGTGTAATTAATAAGcatgttattttcaaaattcgtagtaattttttattttgtttaaatCAATTAACTATATACGTaacaatttttatttattttgtttagATGTGATATACCAGAAGGACGCACAATGTTGACAAGTGATCAGTACTTTAGCATAACGAACGAGGTGTTATACTATTACTGCGAGGGTGGTCTTCAAAATTCACATAATATATACACACAGGTGCATGCATGCACACACGCAGCTATTTATGCGTCCGTATACAGGTCTTGTCGTCCCAAGGTTAAACCATGGTGGAACACGCGGACGTTGACGGGTCAAACAGCGCTGGGACCAGATACTTCCTCCCGCGAGCCCCGTGGGCGTTGTAGCTTGCTCTCGTAGTGGGGTCCACCAAAAGGTCACCGGGGTAGCCCGGATATGAGCCTTTCGCGTACACTCCGGGGCACGCCGTCGCGGCCTCAAGCGGCGCCTCCCTTGGCCCTTGGAAGAAGCCGTCACCGAAGGGGTTGGTGGCGGCGCCGGCCAGCATGCTCGCCAGGTTGATCACCATGCCGTCGGCACCGACGTCACCGTTTGGCGCCACCAGCGGCGGCGTCTGCGGCCCGTTCATGGGCTGGTGGAAGGGCCACGCGCACTGTCCCGGGCACTGCGCAGCGGAGTTCCCCACCCAGATGTAGGCGAACCGGGAACCGGCCTCGGAGAGGGACGACGACCCATGGGAACCGCACCGGCTCATGCAGAACCTGTCCACCGCCACGTCCTCCGCCGTGAGCACCACGCTGATGGCGTCCCGCGCGGCCCCCCTGGCGGCCAGTTTGGCGAGGTCGGCATCGCGCAGCGATTTTCCGAGGGAGCACGACTCGTCGAGTATCTGTTTGCCGAGGATGGGCTTAGGGAGCGGCGCCTTGGACGTGGCGTAGTACTTGGCCAGGGTCGTCCACCAGGTGGCCACCGACGGCTCCAGAGAATGCTTCTGGCGCGGGAGAGGGGAAAGGGAGGTGACGAAGTCAGAGATGATGGCTCTCTGGGAGGCAGTGAACTTGCCATAGAAGACGAGGTTAACGGAGACGTTTCCGGTGATCAGGGCTCCCTTGTGGTAGGTCATGGCGAGCGGCTGCTGCTCCACCAAGGCAGCGAGAGTTCTGCCTCCATAGGAGCACCGGAACAGCAAAGCAACCAGGAGAAGTCTAACAAGAACAGAGTAGTGAGCATTTGTAGTGAGGAAGGAAGAAGCCATGGGAGTAGCCTTTAGCGTTCCAGTAGGAGAATAGGAGAAATGGTGCGAGCGATGGGTGTATCCTACCGATCTGATGTCCGGGAATTTATACTGCGGAAGTAGCATCCTGGTTCGTGAATGAAAGCATTAAAATACGGTGGGTGTGGGAAGGCGAGGCGAAGGCTGGAAGCGAGCATAAAGAGGGCGCGAGTTTGACGCGCCCCCATCCGTCGGCGAACGCGACAATGGCTTAGCTGGACTGCGTGCCTCCCTTCTTGACATAAACGCCACTCAAACAACGTGCCTTTTGTTCTTTTCATGAAGGTTACTTTAGTCATTTCAAGAACATAATAAAGGAGTGGCCCCACTCCAcgagaaagagaaaagataagGAGAGATAAAAAAGAAAGGCAAAGTTCGGGATGAGAACGAATCCAACAAACGAGGTAAGAGGGAAACAACGCAGAGACGCAGTGGCTCGTCTCTTCAACATCAGAGGAAATCGCACGGAATGGATGTGTCACGGCGACCCTGTGAAGGGAAACAACTCGCGCCTGCATGGCCGCACGTGACGGCGCTCTTCTACCACTTCGTCGTCGCCATCTCTTCGAGAGCAcgagttagagagagagagggaaggggGGGGTGTGGGGGGTGTTCGATGACTGTCTGGGCTCCTCTTGGCCGACAAAAGCAGACTAGATCTTTTAGTTCAATGCACGCGTCCCTTCCGGACTACTCTTGCTTCGTCTCCTCGGTTCTCTGGAAAGGGCACTACGTGTAGTTTAGCTCGGTTGAAATGAAGCTGTCACGTTGAATACACGCATGGGAATTGGAATGGCGAGCACCGTGTCTGGCGGAGGCTGGACCCGCGGTGGAGCCTGTAAACATGGTGAAGTCTGGCTACCCATAACCATGGCTTCCAGAAGGCTACAATTATTGATGCAGATCAAAGCTACTAGTCATGGCTGACACTATTCTTAATTAATCCCACCACTATACATCTAGCTACCTCCTTACCTTAGTCGCAGATGTTtatgcaaaagatggccaagcttTTGAGTGCGTAAACCGAGACTTGGATAATCATTCCTATACTTGATAGGAACCTTCCACCATCACATGCAAGTCTTGTCCCGCCGGCCACCATAAATCGGTGGCGGAATCTACGTGACCGGCCTCCCCAGTTTAACTCCCTTCGGACTTCTTCAACGTTTTTATATTCTGTGAATGCTGCAAGCAGACTCTATGGACTAGAATTGGAGAATCATGTGCATGTCTCCCAGTTGTCTCCTCCCAGTAATACTGCACGAAGCTGAGATGAACCTTCCTCGTTAACATGCAGCTGGTCTCGTTAACCTATATAAACTTCTCCGGCCGAGAGATACAGTCATCACACAAGTGGTCTATCTTCCACTTCCTCCCAAAGATTTGCTATATCTTCTCCGAAATGGCTTCTTTCCCGGTCTCCAAAACATGCATTGCGGTACTAGTTTTAGTGAGCTTGGCACAGGTGAGCATGGGCTCAAGGAAACTTGCCAGCTTGGTGCAACAGGCATCAGACCTCCTCACGTACCACAACGGTGAAGTGATGCAAGGTGACATCGCCATCTCGATCACCTGGTACGGGACGTTCACCCCAATCCAGAAGTCCATCATCTCAGACTTCCTCCTCTCCCTCACACCGAGCTCCCAAACCCAACCACAGCCATCAACGCCTTCTGTCCGCCAGTGGTGGAACACCATCGATCGGCTTTACTTGGAGAAAgctgggaagaggaagaagaagactaaCGTTGTGTTGGCCAACCAAGTGTCGAACGACAAGTGTTCCATGGGCAAGTCCCTCAAGACATCCCAGATCCCCGAGTTGGCGGCCGAGGCCGGTCCGAAGAAGGGCGGGATCGCGCTGGTGTTCACGGCCGAGGACGTCGCGGTCGAGGGCTTCTGCATGAGCCGGTGCGGCCTGCACGGTTCCGACCGGAAGACCGACTCCGTCTACATCTGGGTGGGCAATTCGGCGGCCCAGTGCCCGGGCCAGTGCGCGTGGCCCTTCCACCAGCCCGCGTACGGGCCGCAGACGCCGCCGCTGGTGGCGCCCAACGGCGACGTCGGGGCCGACGGCATGGTGATCAACCTGGCGAGCATGCTGGCCGGCGCTGTCACCAACCCTTTTGGCGACGGCTTCTTCCAGGGGCCGAGGGAGGCCCCGCTGGAGGCGGCTACGGCGTGCCCCGGGGTGTACGGGACGGGAACCTACCCGGGCTACGCCGGTGGCCTGCTCGTGGACCCTATCACCGGGGCCAGCTACAACGCGAACGGGGTCCACGGGCGGAAGTACCTGGTGCCGGCACTGTTTGACCCGTCGACTTCCACTTGCTCCACGCTGGTTTAAGAGGATGATGATGACGTTTCGAGTGATGTGCCCTCGGATCAATGTCTATTCTTTGattcatttctctctctctctctctcttgggaaGCTCGACAACATGAAATAAATAGCATCATAAGCAATGAATAATTCGTGTGGGTTTTGATTGAGATGAGGTAACCTGAACTGGACCTAACCTGCGTCaagcatcaagaactttgaacccAAGTCGCCGTACCACAGTTGGGATCGATAGGAGTTCGTTCGGCTAAACCTCATCATGAAGGAAACGAAGGCTCGACTCGACATGATCCAAGTCCCCAACACAAAGTGTGTTTGGCCCATACCAATGAGTTATATCGACAAATTTACCTGAGAATTTAGTTCAATATCGATCATATTTAGAATCATAATGAGTAGTCTGAAATTACCGATTTTGATCTGTAGAGAGAGGAATAGAATTTGCTTTCCTTCTCAGTAGCCATAGTCTTCTGTCCTCCTCCAACTCTGTTGTGACTCTGCTGCTGCTCGTTCCATGCAGCTGTTGGCCAGTCCTCCCAGGCCTCATAGGGACACCATTAATGGCGATATGGACCACGCAGAGTCCTCGTAATGATGGCAGGGCCGAGATGAAACTGAAACCGATCACTTTACCTCGCTGCTTACAGCCTATCTCCTCTTCTGCTTAAGAGTAGAAGACAACCATAAAGGAGAACAGTAAAGATGACCTGTAGGTTCTTCGTGCAGTCACGTTTGTCTTCGTTGTTCTTCTTTGCAGTCTCTTCTTCATTAATTCATGTCCACTAAGCTTTTGCCTCTCTACGCTGCGAAGCAGCACATGTTACAGTGATGCACGTCGTCTTGCTGTTTATTTCTGTGAAAATATGTAATTGTTTATTATATATGGCGATATATTTTCTACGTCTTCGTCAAGacatgggagagagagagagagagacagagagagaacaTCACAGCCATGTACAGGGATCAGAGAGAAGGTGTGTTGGTAAAAGGTCAGCAGATCAAAACCACTGTGGCCAGCTTCACGTTGGCTTCCTCGTCACACTTGGCTCTTCTCTCTTTTGCATCTCAGGAAATCCATTTCCAGGATAGGGTCAGACTGGCACTTCCCGTTCTCCGAGGAGGAAATGGATATGGTCCTGCAAAGATTGCGAAGAAAGCCAAGATTTTATTTAAaccagagagaggagagagagagagagagagatctaaaACCCCAGTTGAAGGTCGAGTTAAAATTATGCCTGCACAAGCTGGAATGATCTACCACTGTTTAAGATTAGTCATATTTATAATTAAGAATGATATTAAGATTTTACTAACAGCTTATTTTTTGATTATATAAATTGTATCCAGAAAACAAAATAAATGGTGTTCGATGAACCCTAAATTCTATGGTTTGTAGGCTCACATAGGTAACAATGAAGAATCAGACATTTTCTACAGAAAGATTCAGACCTCATTTGAAGCTCAAGTTTGGATTCACTCTGTGTAAGCTTCAAGTAAACAAAAAGCTTCCAAACAGGAGAAGCAAAGTCTAAGCTGTTCTTTGAGTGCattttggtctttgcctatttatAGTCAAATTACCACTATTTTTCCTACCAAATTTTCAACAAATCTATTGCTCAGTACTTTGTTAGACCAAATAATTACAGGAGCAAATCTATCCAATTTTTTCCAGCTAAGAGAACTCCAGCTGTTCATATAAATAGGAGAAGTGAATCCAGCCATTTTGACCCACCTTAATTTCTACAGATTTTGACTAGTCAACCGGTTGACTCAGAAACAACATGCCCAAACCATTCCACACGGCTCCCTTACAGTACTTCTCTGTGCACAACCTGTCCGCCACTTGCGTATTATTTCTTTTCCTCTCCTACCTCTgttttcctttctctttcttgTATTGCTTGATCATTTCAGTGTGCCTACTTCTAATGGTCAAGACGTGCCCACCACAGCTTTGATCTGTGTCTGAACTCTCCCTTACTATCCCTTTATGCAGAGTGTTATAAAGCTGCGTCGTTTGCTGCACTCTCCCACATAAACCGGAGGCTACACACATCGACTCTCTTCGAAGGGCCTCTCCATGgctttctctcctcctcctcccctcctcctcctcctcctctccctcctctctcttctAGTGTTGCAGTCTTCCGCGGTCATCCCCCGCATGCTCTTCCTGGTGCCGCAGCAGCCACTCGTGCTCAAGTACCATAAGGGCCCCTTGCTGAAGGGCAACTACACCGTCAACCTCCTCTTCTACGGCCGCTTCACCCCCGCGCAGCGCGCCATCGTCGTCGACTTCGTCCGGTCCCTCTCCGCCCCTGCCAGGTCCTCGCGGCCGCCCTCTGTCGCTTCCTGGTGGGGCACCACCGCCCTGTACGGTCCCGGCGGCGCCACCCGCCTGTCCCTCGGCCGCGTGCTCCTCGACGACCGCTGCTCCCTCGGAAAGTCCCTGACCGACTCGGACCTCCTTACGCTGGCCTCCCGCGCGCCCCACCGCGCCGCCATCACCGTCGTGCTCACCGCCCCGGATGTTCTCGTCGACGGCTTCTGCATGAGCCGGTGCGGATTCCACGACTCCGGCCGCGGAGGGAAGCACGGCAAGTCCCGGTACACGTACCTGTGGGTGGGCAACCCGGCCACGCAGTGCCCCGGGGAGTGCGCGTGGCCCTTCGCCCAGCCCACCTACGGGCCGCAAACGCCACCGCTACTGCCGCCCAACGGTGACGTCGGCGTCGACGGCCTCATCATCAGCCTGGCGACCCTGCTGGCCGACACGGTGACCAACCCCTACGGCGACGGCTTCTTCCAGGGTCCGCCAACGCTGCCCCTGGAGGCGGTCACCGCCTGCACCGGCATCTTCGGCAACGGGGCCTTCCCGGGCTACCCAGGGAACCTGCTCGTGGATCCCACCAGCGGGGCCAGCTACAACGCCCGGGGATTGGCCGGGAGGGAGTACCTGCTGCCTGCAATGTGGGACCCGAAGACGAAACAATGTAAAGCCCTCGTTTAGAATGCACGATGCAAAAATAATGAGACCTTAATTATCTCCTAAAACTTGCTATATTCCGCATTTTACTTTGGATTTTTGTTGATAGACTAAGGTGGATCCGTTCATCGTCTTCTTGTGTTCATGTCTATGTATCCATTGAATTGTGATCACTCATGGAATGTATATGTTTGTCATGAAGTTATCCGAGCGACAGCAACTGATACAGATGAGGACAAGCCTGTCCACAACCCTTGACATTTCCTTCCCTATGTAACATGCAATGGATATATGCTTCATAGAAGCTGATATAGGTGGTCACATTTGCATCACATCCCCAAGTGGTCAAGCAATGAAATTAGGCTTTTAAGCAACATAATGTGGCattaatatatgtttcaaagtgcacTCATGGTGGTGGTGCCTTATCTAAATCATTACCTTGATTGATTGAGCATCTATAGATGCTCGAGTTCACTGCACATTATCTATATCTATCATACATCATCTTGATGCGCTTCAATGATTTATAGAAAATAACTCACCATCGAGTATGTCATTTACCACCAAACAATATCATGATTGAAGTTTGTCGCAAATGATGCTTGGAGCTCCGATGTGCCCAAACGAGAGATAAATATATTCTCATGCGGTCTAAGTGGCTCACAGTTGTAGCAACACTTCGTAACACACACATactatatataatgataattatATATGTAGGTTTTGATGAGATGCATGCCAGCTACcaaattaaagaggtaaagaagaTTGAGGTCTTTGTACTTTGTATTGTGCCCCATCATACAATGTTCTATTATTGAGCCAACAACGAGTCATAAAGGTGTTCTATCTATTTGTTTGTTCATATTCCCTTCCCACTTGCTTCTCATGCCTATCAATGAGCCGCAAAGCCCCTTATCATCATATTGTTTGGAGAGGCGATTCTTATGATAACCATAACCATAGGGAAAAGTGCAATCTAGTGCTTAAAACACATTATGCCATTTGAATTGCATGTTAGGTTGGATCAAAATCAATAGTCGCTTTGCATTTCAAGGAATTATTTCCGGATCTTAGATTGATAGGAGATGCGTGTGGTTTAGAGAATTAGAAAGCTGTCTCGTTGCAATCATTAGGAGGCCCAATTGATGTATGATCACATTATCCACAAATTATTGTAAATTATTGTCTCGTTGTAATCATTAGGATTTATTTATTGTCGCATTTAGCATCCCAATCTACCTTACGAGGAGTTAAGATCTTATATCTTTAATGTGTAGCATGTGACATGAAGCCCGTGACTGGGCTAACTCGAATTCCGGGCTTATTATGGGCCGAATCTTAGCTTTGGTCCATTATAAAGCCCAATTTAATTGAGGCCCATGTCAAGGCGTCCGCCTTTTCCGTGAGAACCGCTCAGCGTTCCATCGATTCCACTCGCCCCACCGGGAACAAGAATGGCCGACTCCGATCGATCCGCCGCCTCTCCTCCCGTCTCTTCCTCCTCCGCCACCGacacgccgtcgccgtcgccgcccaTGTTATGCGCCGCTTGCGCCGGGGCCACCGCTTCCTGGTCTTCCCCCCCGCAGTGGTCCGACTCCTCCCCTCCCCCTGCCTACCGCCCCATCCGCGCCCCGGCCATCAACGCCCCCACCGCCACCGCCTCGATCGTCCTCGCCCCCGTCCCCCAGCCCCTCCCCGTTCCCCCAGCCGAGCCCCCATACCGCTTCGAGATCCCGTCCAAGCGCATCTCCTCCCCCGACGACATCCGCCGCTTCCACTCCTCCGAAACCGGCCGTCATTTCGTCGGCTTCGTCGCCGCCCTCTCCCGCTCCGTCCGCGGCCGCAAGCTCTCCGATCCGGTCCCCTCTCCGCTCCCCACTCCCCTCTCCGGCCTCCTCTCGGTCCTCCACACCCTGGCCCGCTGGATCGACGAGATTCCCCCTCTCCCCCACGCTTCCCGCTACGGCAACCCCGCCTATCGGTCCTGGCACGCCCGCCTCACAGACGAGGGCCACGGCCTTGTCGTCGCCCTTTTTCCCCCCTCAGACGAGCTCCACCCCGCCGCCGATGAGCTCCTTCCCTACCTTCTTGACTCCTTTGGCAACGCCTACCGCATTGACTACGGCACCGGCCACGAGACCAACTTCGCCGCCTTCCTCTATTGCCTCGCCCGCCTCGGCCTCATCAAGGAGGACGACTACCCGGCCCTTGTGCTTAGGGTGTTCGCTACCTACCTCGACCTCATGCGGAGGCTTCAGATCACCTACTCCCTCGAGCCAGCTGGGTCGCACGGCGTGTGGGGGCTTGATGATTACCACTTCCTTCCCTTCATATTTGGCTCGGCTCAGCTGATCGATCACAAGTACATGAAGCCTAAGTCAATCCACAACCAGGACATTCTCGACAACTTCTCCAACGATTACATGTATTTAGGATGCGTGGCCTTCGTGAAGAAGGTGAAGAAGGGGGTGTTCGCGGAGCACTCGCCCATGCTTGATGATATCAGTGGGGTGCCCAACTGGAGCAAGGTGAACAGCGGGATGCTGAAGATGTACAAGGCTGAGGTCCTCGAGAAGGTGCCTATCATGCAACATTTCCTCTTTGGATGGCTCATCAAATGGTATGTCCATATTCATCCCTTTGGCATGGTGGTATATAAAATGTCAAGTCTCTCTTTTCATCTGGTTCATAAACTTCATTTAAAATTGGTGTGTGATTTAGATTTCTATTCTTGTAGCAATATTTGATTCCTTGATGTTCTACATTCTGATTCACAGCCCTGATAATCTAACTGGAAGATCAAGGGTTTTAGGAATATAAAAAGGGAATATTAGAAATTTAAAGACCATGAGGATGCCTATACAATTATTTCAAAAATCTCCATTAAAGTCACAATGTACCGTAGAAGAAGGCATGAGGATGAAACTGTAAGAAATTTCAGTGATTTCTCCAACCCTTGACTGTAATTTCTCCAACCTGCAAGGTTTTGTGTGCCAATTATAAGCTTCATAGATTTGTATATTATTAATGTCAAAAATAATTTATGCGTTATGTGGAAATTTTGAAATCTATTACAAATTTTTGGCTGAATTTGTGTCACATTGATGAGTTTAACCGAACAATGGAATTGTATATTTGATAAAATGGACAATGGAGTGAGAAATTTTGCAACACTTATTTCCCTGGTTTTTTTGGTAAAGAGAAAGTGGTGAAGGTGGGTTTTGATTATTCGCCATTGTGATGAGTCTTTACCAGCTAAGCTATTTGATAAAATGGACAATGGGGTGAGAAATTTTGCAACACTTATTTCCTTGGTTTTTTTGGTAAAGAGAAAGTGGTGAAGGTGGGTTTTGATCATACACCATTGCGATGAGTCTTTACCAGCCAGACTATTTGATAAAATGGACAATGGAGTGAGAAATTTTGCAACACTTATTTCCCTGGTTTTTTTTGGTAAAGAGAAAATGGTGAAGGTGGGTTTTGATCATACGCCATTGCGATGAGTCTTTACCAGCCAGACTATTTGATAAAATGGACAACGGAGTGAGAAATTTTGCAACATTCATTTCCCTGATTTTTTTGGTAAAGAGAAAGTGGTGAAGGTGGGTTTTGATTATACGCCATTGCGATGAGTCTTTACCAGCTAAGCTATTTAATAAAATGGACAATGGAGTGAGAAATTTTGCAACACTTATTTGGTTTTTTTGGTAAACAGAAGTGGTGAAGGCGGGTGGGTCATTGCGATGAGTCTTTACCGGCCAAGCTAGGTAGCACCTTAACAAAAATAATGTTGTAAAAGGATTCGAAACCTCAACCTTCAAGCCTACGTAGGCCTTTCCTTGTTATTGATATAAAAGACTACTTATGTCTACCTCTGCATCCCATATATAAACTTAAAGCTTTCACCCATCTAGCGGAAGATGACAACAAATCCGTCTTCTCTTTTTGTTGCGGTTCATTCAATGTCGTCCGCTTTGTGTTTCTTTTGCTATGTACTGTAAGAAGTTGATATGCCCACAGTAGGTGGTTCTCAGGTTAAGTGTGATCTCTATGCCTAGTCAACTCTCTGTATTGTAAATATATCTGGTTTCTTGTTAACGAGCAATATGCTATTATAACTCTGATCTGTGATTCATTTTTATTCATCTGCCAACTTTCCAGGGAGTGAAAGTCATCATCTTCACGAGGCTTTAAAATGTGTAGGTTGACGTCCCTTGGTTTTCCTGGCATGCGATAGCATATATGTAAGTTGATCGTATGACTTGTTGCTTTGCAGCATCCAgtaattttgttttccttttattgaTTTCATTTACTGCTGAAAAAGGATATATTTATGTAAAATATCCATATCGATTTTGGTCTACCTGTTCAATCTTATACTGCTTCAGCCTTGTTCGAATCTAGCAGCTTAAGGTATCCTTTTCTTAATAGCACGGTGAGGGAATGCTAAATACTGCATATTAGTGACTTTTATCTTGGCCACATCTGTAGAACAACACTAACTTCTCTCTGCAAGGTGTGTCTGGCATTGTAATAATCAAACCCAGGCTGTTCTTGAGCCCAAGAACAATTCAATAGCACTTTTGTGTCTTGTTTAATGGATTCTGTCTCGCACTGCCATTCATCGTGACACGAAATCTCCGTTCAGTTTGGAGTGCCGGCAATTCTTGCTATTATTTGGTCTCTGAATCACTGCATGGAGCCACAGAAGTGAGAGTAGAACTCAACTCAATTTGACTGAGCTTTACTTGACCTTCACGGTTTCCCGATGACTAGATTGGCTTGTCACTTGCCCTATGATTCAGCACTCTTTAAGAGTTGTGTTTCCAGCTGTGTCACTGTTTGTATTCTTGAGTCGCTCTTAAGAGCCATATATAAGGTTCAGCTTCAAGTTTTGGAAGCTAAATGGCCTGCTACGATTTTATGCACTTAAGGAGGTGCCACAATTGTCAAACTTAGACCTCTCTCTttaaaacaagaaagacaaaatCTCTTTAAAATCTTCAATTGATTTTTGTACTCGGCCCTcttaaattaataaattttatgatatcaaTCTCAAAttagtaatttttatattttgctcATTTAAATTTAGGAAATAAAAAGTTCAATTACTGTTATTACAAAGCTAACTTTGATTCAAGTTCAATTCAGTAGAAAATCTTACAAAACTAAATTGAGGGAATGCTTGATGAATCCTAGTAACAAAGAAGGAAAGATAATGCAAGATCCATAGGGTTCAGAGA comes from the Musa acuminata AAA Group cultivar baxijiao chromosome BXJ1-10, Cavendish_Baxijiao_AAA, whole genome shotgun sequence genome and includes:
- the LOC135596161 gene encoding protein PHOSPHATE-INDUCED 1 homolog → MASPAITLVFLLSTASLLFQCSYGGRTLAALVEQQPLAMTYHKGALLTGNISVNLIFYGKFTASQRAIISDFVASLSSLPHQDSMEPSVATWWKTLAKYYSTSRTPLPKLSLGKLLLDEECSLGRSLRDADIETLAAKGAPRNAVNVVLTADDVAVERFCMSRCGTHGASGRSKAGGRFAYVWVGNSETQCPGQCAWPFHQPIYGPQAPPLVAPNGDVGVDGMIINLASLLAGTATNPFGNGFFQGPKEAPLEAATACPGVYGKGAYPGYAGELLTDHATGASYNAHGARGRKYLLPALFDPATSSCSTLV
- the LOC135585288 gene encoding protein PHOSPHATE-INDUCED 1 homolog, which translates into the protein MLLPQYKFPDIRSVGYTHRSHHFSYSPTGTLKATPMASSFLTTNAHYSVLVRLLLVALLFRCSYGGRTLAALVEQQPLAMTYHKGALITGNVSVNLVFYGKFTASQRAIISDFVTSLSPLPRQKHSLEPSVATWWTTLAKYYATSKAPLPKPILGKQILDESCSLGKSLRDADLAKLAARGAARDAISVVLTAEDVAVDRFCMSRCGSHGSSSLSEAGSRFAYIWVGNSAAQCPGQCAWPFHQPMNGPQTPPLVAPNGDVGADGMVINLASMLAGAATNPFGDGFFQGPREAPLEAATACPGVYAKGSYPGYPGDLLVDPTTRASYNAHGARGRKYLVPALFDPSTSACSTMV
- the LOC135596160 gene encoding protein PHOSPHATE-INDUCED 1-like, translated to MQLVSLTYINFSGREIQSSHKWSIFHFLPKICYIFSEMASFPVSKTCIAVLVLVSLAQVSMGSRKLASLVQQASDLLTYHNGEVMQGDIAISITWYGTFTPIQKSIISDFLLSLTPSSQTQPQPSTPSVRQWWNTIDRLYLEKAGKRKKKTNVVLANQVSNDKCSMGKSLKTSQIPELAAEAGPKKGGIALVFTAEDVAVEGFCMSRCGLHGSDRKTDSVYIWVGNSAAQCPGQCAWPFHQPAYGPQTPPLVAPNGDVGADGMVINLASMLAGAVTNPFGDGFFQGPREAPLEAATACPGVYGTGTYPGYAGGLLVDPITGASYNANGVHGRKYLVPALFDPSTSTCSTLV
- the LOC103969137 gene encoding protein EXORDIUM-like 2 encodes the protein MAFSPPPPLLLLLLSLLSLLVLQSSAVIPRMLFLVPQQPLVLKYHKGPLLKGNYTVNLLFYGRFTPAQRAIVVDFVRSLSAPARSSRPPSVASWWGTTALYGPGGATRLSLGRVLLDDRCSLGKSLTDSDLLTLASRAPHRAAITVVLTAPDVLVDGFCMSRCGFHDSGRGGKHGKSRYTYLWVGNPATQCPGECAWPFAQPTYGPQTPPLLPPNGDVGVDGLIISLATLLADTVTNPYGDGFFQGPPTLPLEAVTACTGIFGNGAFPGYPGNLLVDPTSGASYNARGLAGREYLLPAMWDPKTKQCKALV
- the LOC135596162 gene encoding uncharacterized protein LOC135596162, with translation MADSDRSAASPPVSSSSATDTPSPSPPMLCAACAGATASWSSPPQWSDSSPPPAYRPIRAPAINAPTATASIVLAPVPQPLPVPPAEPPYRFEIPSKRISSPDDIRRFHSSETGRHFVGFVAALSRSVRGRKLSDPVPSPLPTPLSGLLSVLHTLARWIDEIPPLPHASRYGNPAYRSWHARLTDEGHGLVVALFPPSDELHPAADELLPYLLDSFGNAYRIDYGTGHETNFAAFLYCLARLGLIKEDDYPALVLRVFATYLDLMRRLQITYSLEPAGSHGVWGLDDYHFLPFIFGSAQLIDHKYMKPKSIHNQDILDNFSNDYMYLGCVAFVKKVKKGVFAEHSPMLDDISGVPNWSKVNSGMLKMYKAEVLEKVPIMQHFLFGWLIKWE